The proteins below are encoded in one region of Neoasaia chiangmaiensis:
- the tssM gene encoding type VI secretion system membrane subunit TssM, with product MSVFYTLLALVQRCVSNRWAQAFGIAALLTGLLWFYLPLSPFFLPAGRRLGIIAVVWVAVFAVAWLVQRRRSREEKDLSATLTGGGKADRDDGERDGQAASDEVRELRRRLSAAVATLRKRGVRRLYDLPWYVLIGPPGSGKTTSLRHSGLHFPLEADGEDSLRGVGGTRLCDWWFADEAVLIDTAGRYTTQDSAKAVDRAGWLGFLDSLRKTRPRQPINGVIVMISLLDIAAGSPETREAHARQVRLRINELTEKLGVRIPVYLIFNKIDRLTGFDMFFDDLDTASRGQVWGMTFPVDGGVEHFQNEFDQLIAQLDRRLIDRLQAERAPERRAVMSGFPLQVASLAEPMSAFLNSAFRGSRIDKPPFLRGIYMTSATQIGAPLDRLSGALARSFGIDQQRSGPPAGARGRAYFLTRLMRDVILGEALLGVYAPERYRRRRRLRAAAFGVISVVTFLGVMLIWQGHRQARAMVQERFARFAAYHDAVAPLVGRSVDRDADLPAVSDALDQARALAYGKSGGLVGRLRLGSDAAAEQAGRGVYDNALARVLYPRLLWRLEHDMRERFQDPSFLYDATRVYLLLGGLGPRDPEIVESWFAADWERRYPGALNRALRERLGVHLAALLANPVPDDAMLDGKLVQQARIAFGHVTPAQRIYSRLRDLPVPAGVHGWSPQDAVGNMENSVFARRSGAPLNDGVPAFFTGEGYARILRPQLPAAAQAVADESWVVGHDTAMTVRGSDASALEASVARLWSDDARAHWSGILNDLTIRIGGSPSQVSGALYLLSSPQSPLRDMVRSIIAAQTIPAPAGQKSAPGAEAKPVSAGEGVDSLDAIDQAAAWNASIAPLADMLHPATGGTPPIESVTALIGQLDNAVALGGVSQQSGSATGLAMPDPGERLRAEASRRPQPVATWLREIADSGQASREREAKATASDTFNSAAGPGAACRALVKGHFPFDPTSTQDAPLEGFIRVFAPGGLLDRYVEQSVAPFVDRSGSTWRLHDAGGVHAPFTAAQLPAFQRSAAIRDTFFPAAGAPFVSLTIRLQGDSDMAMNLGSATVRPDVPVTLSWPGSDGLSPAVISRTRNGKPQELERGDGIWGLARLLQKGISQGTGALYSDGETVSISGAKGASPFALLSGFSCPEVP from the coding sequence GTGAGCGTCTTCTACACGTTGCTCGCCCTTGTACAACGTTGCGTCAGCAATCGCTGGGCGCAGGCTTTCGGGATCGCCGCGCTCCTGACGGGGCTGCTCTGGTTTTACCTGCCACTCTCACCTTTTTTTCTGCCGGCAGGGCGGCGTCTCGGCATCATCGCTGTTGTATGGGTCGCGGTCTTCGCGGTCGCATGGCTCGTTCAACGTCGTCGCAGTCGGGAGGAAAAGGATCTCAGCGCAACGCTCACGGGCGGTGGCAAGGCCGACCGGGACGACGGAGAGCGGGACGGTCAGGCCGCGAGTGATGAAGTGCGTGAACTGCGTCGCCGCCTTTCCGCAGCTGTGGCCACATTGCGCAAGCGCGGCGTGCGGCGGCTTTACGATCTACCGTGGTATGTTTTGATCGGCCCGCCGGGCTCGGGGAAAACGACATCGCTGCGTCACTCCGGTCTTCATTTCCCGCTGGAAGCCGATGGTGAGGACTCGCTGCGCGGCGTCGGGGGAACGCGGTTGTGCGACTGGTGGTTTGCCGATGAGGCCGTGCTCATCGATACTGCCGGGCGATACACGACACAGGACAGCGCCAAGGCTGTCGATCGCGCCGGCTGGCTTGGCTTCCTCGACAGTCTTCGCAAGACGCGCCCGCGCCAGCCGATCAACGGCGTGATCGTCATGATCTCGTTGCTCGATATCGCGGCCGGTTCCCCGGAAACGCGCGAGGCCCATGCGCGGCAGGTTCGGCTGCGCATCAACGAACTGACGGAGAAGCTTGGCGTCCGGATTCCGGTCTATCTGATCTTCAACAAGATCGACCGGCTCACGGGTTTCGACATGTTCTTCGATGATCTCGATACGGCGAGCCGGGGGCAGGTCTGGGGCATGACCTTTCCGGTCGATGGCGGTGTCGAGCACTTCCAGAACGAATTCGATCAGCTCATCGCGCAACTGGACAGGCGGCTGATCGACAGGCTTCAGGCGGAGCGCGCGCCGGAGCGACGTGCCGTCATGAGTGGCTTTCCGCTTCAGGTCGCAAGTCTTGCGGAGCCGATGAGCGCCTTCCTCAATAGCGCCTTTCGCGGTAGTCGGATCGACAAGCCGCCATTCCTGCGCGGGATCTACATGACATCCGCGACGCAGATCGGTGCGCCGCTCGACCGTCTGTCGGGCGCGCTCGCCCGATCCTTCGGGATTGACCAGCAACGCTCCGGCCCGCCGGCGGGGGCACGGGGGCGTGCTTACTTTCTGACGCGGCTCATGCGTGATGTCATTCTTGGCGAAGCCCTGCTCGGCGTCTATGCGCCGGAACGGTATCGCAGACGGCGCAGACTGCGCGCGGCAGCCTTCGGCGTCATTTCCGTCGTGACATTTCTGGGCGTCATGCTGATCTGGCAAGGACACCGGCAGGCGCGGGCGATGGTGCAGGAGCGATTTGCCCGTTTTGCTGCCTATCACGATGCCGTCGCGCCGCTTGTCGGCAGAAGCGTGGATCGCGATGCCGATCTTCCCGCCGTATCGGACGCGCTGGATCAGGCCCGGGCATTAGCCTACGGCAAAAGCGGCGGTCTGGTGGGGCGTCTGCGCCTTGGGTCCGATGCCGCGGCGGAACAGGCCGGCCGTGGTGTCTACGACAATGCGCTGGCGCGTGTCCTGTATCCGCGCCTTCTCTGGCGGCTCGAACACGATATGCGGGAGCGTTTCCAGGATCCGTCATTTCTGTATGACGCAACCCGGGTTTATCTGTTGCTCGGAGGGTTGGGGCCACGCGATCCGGAGATCGTCGAAAGCTGGTTCGCCGCCGACTGGGAGCGTCGTTACCCCGGAGCCCTGAACCGTGCGTTGCGTGAGCGGCTTGGCGTTCATCTCGCGGCGCTGCTTGCAAATCCCGTTCCCGACGATGCGATGCTGGATGGAAAACTCGTTCAGCAGGCACGCATTGCGTTCGGTCATGTCACACCTGCGCAGCGGATTTACAGTCGCTTGCGCGATCTGCCGGTTCCTGCGGGCGTTCATGGCTGGTCTCCGCAGGACGCTGTCGGCAATATGGAGAATTCTGTCTTTGCACGGCGCAGTGGCGCGCCGCTGAACGATGGAGTTCCTGCTTTCTTCACGGGGGAGGGTTACGCGCGGATACTGCGTCCACAATTGCCGGCTGCTGCACAGGCCGTCGCGGATGAGTCGTGGGTTGTGGGGCATGATACGGCCATGACGGTTCGCGGCAGCGACGCATCGGCGCTGGAAGCGAGTGTCGCACGTTTGTGGAGCGATGATGCGCGTGCGCACTGGTCCGGCATATTGAATGATTTGACAATACGGATCGGCGGTTCACCGTCCCAGGTATCCGGCGCACTTTATCTGCTGTCGTCTCCGCAATCGCCGCTACGCGACATGGTCAGGTCCATCATTGCTGCCCAGACCATTCCGGCGCCCGCTGGACAGAAATCGGCCCCGGGCGCTGAAGCGAAGCCCGTAAGTGCCGGGGAGGGCGTGGATTCGCTCGATGCCATCGACCAGGCGGCGGCGTGGAATGCGTCCATCGCACCACTGGCGGATATGCTTCATCCGGCGACGGGCGGCACGCCGCCGATCGAAAGCGTTACGGCATTGATCGGCCAGCTTGACAACGCCGTCGCTCTTGGGGGCGTGTCGCAGCAATCCGGTTCAGCTACCGGTCTTGCCATGCCCGACCCGGGCGAGCGGCTGCGCGCGGAGGCGTCAAGGCGTCCGCAGCCGGTTGCAACGTGGTTGCGTGAAATTGCGGACTCTGGACAGGCATCACGAGAGCGGGAGGCAAAAGCGACCGCCTCCGACACCTTCAACAGTGCTGCCGGCCCCGGTGCTGCTTGCCGTGCGCTGGTGAAGGGGCATTTCCCGTTCGACCCGACATCGACGCAGGATGCGCCACTGGAAGGCTTTATACGTGTGTTCGCACCGGGTGGCTTGCTCGATCGTTATGTGGAGCAGTCCGTAGCACCGTTCGTGGATCGCAGTGGCTCCACGTGGCGCCTGCATGATGCTGGCGGCGTGCACGCACCATTCACCGCCGCGCAACTTCCTGCGTTTCAACGTTCTGCCGCAATCCGTGACACGTTCTTTCCGGCTGCCGGTGCGCCTTTTGTCAGCCTGACGATCAGGCTTCAGGGCGATAGTGACATGGCAATGAATCTTGGGAGCGCCACGGTTCGGCCCGATGTGCCGGTCACGCTGTCCTGGCCCGGATCCGACGGGCTTTCTCCGGCTGTCATCTCCCGCACACGCAATGGTAAGCCGCAGGAACTGGAGCGTGGCGATGGAATCTGGGGTCTTGCACGCCTGTTGCAGAAGGGAATTAGCCAAGGGACCGGCGCGCTTTATTCGGATGGTGAGACGGTATCGATCTCGGGTGCCAAAGGTGCGTCGCCCTTTGCCCTGCTATCCGGTTTCTCCTGCCCGGAGGTTCCCTGA